From a region of the Salvelinus alpinus chromosome 2, SLU_Salpinus.1, whole genome shotgun sequence genome:
- the LOC139568406 gene encoding cytochrome P450 3A27-like isoform X1, translated as MSFLPYFSAETWTLLALLIALIVVYGYWPYGVFTKMGIPGPKPLPYFGTMMEYRKGFTNFDTECFQKYGRIWGIYDGRQPVLCIMDKSMIKTVLIKECYNIFTNRRKIILSGELFDAVSLAEDDTWRRIRSVLSPSFTSGRLKEMFGIMKQHSANLLNGMKKQADKDQPIEVKEFFGPYSMDVVTSTAFSVDIDSLNNPSDPFVSNVKKMIKFDLFNPLLLLVVLFPFIGPILEKMKFSFFPTAVLDFFYASLAKIKSGRDTGNSTNRVDFLQLMIDSQKGNDTKTGEEQTKGLTDHEILSQAMIFIFGGYETSSSTMSFLAYNLATNPHTLNKLQEDIDTVFPNKAPIQYEALMQMDYLDCVLNESLRLYPVAPRLDRVAKKTVEINGIVIPKDCVVMVPTWTLHRDPEIWSDPEEFKPERFSKENKESIDPYTYMPFGAGPRNCIGMRFALIMIKLAMVEILQSFTFSVCDETEIPLEMDIQGLLMPKRPIKLRLEPRSNTPSNTTATSPTT; from the exons ATGAGTTTTCTGCCATACTTCTCCGCTGAGACCTGGACCCTCCTGGCCCTCCTCATCGCCCTCATCGTAGT gtatGGGTACTGGCCCTATGGTGTGTTCACTAAGATGGGTATCCCTGGTCCCAAACCCCTACCTTACTTTGGCACAATGATGGAGTATAGAAAG ggttTCACTAACTTTGACACAGAGTGCTTTCAGAAGTATGGGAGAATCTGGGG GATCTATGATGGGAGGCAGCCTGTTCTGTGTATCATGGACAAAAGCATGATCAAGACCGTCCTGATTAAAGAGTGTTACAACATCTTCACCAACCGCAGG AAAATCATTCTGAGTGGCGAGCTGTTTGATGCGGTGTCCCTTGCCGAGGACGATACATGGAGACGGATCCGCAGTGTCCTCTCACCTTCCTTTACCTCTGGACGACTAAAAGAG aTGTTTGGTATCATGAAGCAGCACTCTGCTAACCTGTTGAATGGAATGAAGAAGCAGGCAGATAAAGACCAGCCCATCGAAGTGAAGGA GTTCTTTGGGCCCTACAGTATGGATGTGGTCACCAGCACAGCCTTCAGTGTGGACATTGACTCTCTGAACAACCCTTCAGACCCCTTCGTCTCCAACGTCAAGAAGATGATCAAGTTTGACCTGTTCAACCCACTATTGCTCCTAGtcg tGTTGTTTCCCTTCATAGGTCCTATCTTGGAGAAGATGAAGTTTTCTTTCTTCCCGACTGCGGTGTTGGACTTCTTTTACGCCTCGCTGGCTAAGATCAAATCTGGACGTGACACTGGGAACTCAACT AATCGGGTGGATTTCTTACAACTGATGATTGACTCTCAGAAAGGCAACGACACAAAGACAGGAGAGGAACAGACTAAAG gACTGACTGATCATGAGATCTTGTCTCAGGCCATGATCTTCATCTTCGGTGGCTACGAGACCAGCAGCAGTACTATGAGTTTCCTGGCCTATAACCTGGCAACCAATCCCCACACCCTGAACAAACTGCAGGAGGACATAGATACTGTGTTCCCCAACAAG GCTCCTATCCAGTACGAAGCTCTGATGCAGATGGACTATTTGGACTGTGTGTTGAACGAGTCTCTGAGACTGTACCCCGTCGCCCCGCGACTGGATAGGGTCGCCAAGAAGACGGTGGAGATCAACGGCATCGTCATCCCCAAAGACTGCGTTGTCATGGTTCCCACGTGGACCCTCCACCGTGACCCAGAGATCTGGTCCGACCCTGAGGAGTTCAAACCAGAGAG GTTCAGTAAGGAGAACAAGGAGTCTATTGATCCGTACACGTACATGCCGTTTGGGGCGGGGCCCAGGAACTGTATCGGGATGCGCTTCGCCCTGATCATGATCAAACTGGCCATGGTCGAGATCCTCCAGAGTTTCACTTTCTCCGTCTGCGACGAGACCGAG ATCCCGTTGGAGATGGACATCCAGGGTCTGCTGATGCCAAAACGACCAATCAAACTGAGGCTGGAGCCCCGTAGCAACACCCCTAGCAACACCACCGCCACCTCTCCAACAACATGA
- the LOC139568406 gene encoding cytochrome P450 3A27-like isoform X2: MDKSMIKTVLIKECYNIFTNRRKIILSGELFDAVSLAEDDTWRRIRSVLSPSFTSGRLKEMFGIMKQHSANLLNGMKKQADKDQPIEVKEFFGPYSMDVVTSTAFSVDIDSLNNPSDPFVSNVKKMIKFDLFNPLLLLVVLFPFIGPILEKMKFSFFPTAVLDFFYASLAKIKSGRDTGNSTNRVDFLQLMIDSQKGNDTKTGEEQTKGLTDHEILSQAMIFIFGGYETSSSTMSFLAYNLATNPHTLNKLQEDIDTVFPNKAPIQYEALMQMDYLDCVLNESLRLYPVAPRLDRVAKKTVEINGIVIPKDCVVMVPTWTLHRDPEIWSDPEEFKPERFSKENKESIDPYTYMPFGAGPRNCIGMRFALIMIKLAMVEILQSFTFSVCDETEIPLEMDIQGLLMPKRPIKLRLEPRSNTPSNTTATSPTT; this comes from the exons ATGGACAAAAGCATGATCAAGACCGTCCTGATTAAAGAGTGTTACAACATCTTCACCAACCGCAGG AAAATCATTCTGAGTGGCGAGCTGTTTGATGCGGTGTCCCTTGCCGAGGACGATACATGGAGACGGATCCGCAGTGTCCTCTCACCTTCCTTTACCTCTGGACGACTAAAAGAG aTGTTTGGTATCATGAAGCAGCACTCTGCTAACCTGTTGAATGGAATGAAGAAGCAGGCAGATAAAGACCAGCCCATCGAAGTGAAGGA GTTCTTTGGGCCCTACAGTATGGATGTGGTCACCAGCACAGCCTTCAGTGTGGACATTGACTCTCTGAACAACCCTTCAGACCCCTTCGTCTCCAACGTCAAGAAGATGATCAAGTTTGACCTGTTCAACCCACTATTGCTCCTAGtcg tGTTGTTTCCCTTCATAGGTCCTATCTTGGAGAAGATGAAGTTTTCTTTCTTCCCGACTGCGGTGTTGGACTTCTTTTACGCCTCGCTGGCTAAGATCAAATCTGGACGTGACACTGGGAACTCAACT AATCGGGTGGATTTCTTACAACTGATGATTGACTCTCAGAAAGGCAACGACACAAAGACAGGAGAGGAACAGACTAAAG gACTGACTGATCATGAGATCTTGTCTCAGGCCATGATCTTCATCTTCGGTGGCTACGAGACCAGCAGCAGTACTATGAGTTTCCTGGCCTATAACCTGGCAACCAATCCCCACACCCTGAACAAACTGCAGGAGGACATAGATACTGTGTTCCCCAACAAG GCTCCTATCCAGTACGAAGCTCTGATGCAGATGGACTATTTGGACTGTGTGTTGAACGAGTCTCTGAGACTGTACCCCGTCGCCCCGCGACTGGATAGGGTCGCCAAGAAGACGGTGGAGATCAACGGCATCGTCATCCCCAAAGACTGCGTTGTCATGGTTCCCACGTGGACCCTCCACCGTGACCCAGAGATCTGGTCCGACCCTGAGGAGTTCAAACCAGAGAG GTTCAGTAAGGAGAACAAGGAGTCTATTGATCCGTACACGTACATGCCGTTTGGGGCGGGGCCCAGGAACTGTATCGGGATGCGCTTCGCCCTGATCATGATCAAACTGGCCATGGTCGAGATCCTCCAGAGTTTCACTTTCTCCGTCTGCGACGAGACCGAG ATCCCGTTGGAGATGGACATCCAGGGTCTGCTGATGCCAAAACGACCAATCAAACTGAGGCTGGAGCCCCGTAGCAACACCCCTAGCAACACCACCGCCACCTCTCCAACAACATGA